From a single Balneolales bacterium ANBcel1 genomic region:
- the pabB gene encoding aminodeoxychorismate synthase component I, translating into MKSKKPKSWSMCVDVNQDGGAGTGREAAEMNRRFPDKTAMNQWIRAYLQRKRRKGPVVFLDSQLEGHAASEIGYIASDPQSVIRGRTDESTSRNLWDELEAYRQDQRDWLFGWLGYDLKNDLEELRSSNPDPIGLPDLFFFVPAVVIAVNRAQLTVTVLKGGRSELFCVDDPAVRQDENSRQNATGYQNSAVFQDPAGRRDPVPQHESRFHEASPTGNTGGPFVTGPLKSGDGWEAYRDKVSRVIAYIARGDTYEVNLTHQLQSDFHGDSLDLFDAMRESGPVPFGAWIHCDEDTEICCASPERFLQLKDGVIRSQPIKGTSPRGETRSDDERIVSEILHREKNRAENVMIVDLVRHDLGRIAKTGTVRTDALLEVQTFATVHQLVSTISAVPKKGLSPVDMIRACFPMGSMTGAPKIRTMQIIEELESYRRGLYSGAIGYITPKGEFDFNVVIRTAIIKNGRLFYSVGGAITADSDPAEEWEESWLKSRALTDAGKNTR; encoded by the coding sequence TTGAAAAGCAAAAAACCGAAGAGCTGGTCCATGTGTGTTGATGTGAATCAGGATGGGGGGGCGGGTACCGGCCGGGAGGCTGCGGAGATGAACCGCCGGTTTCCGGACAAAACGGCCATGAACCAATGGATACGCGCCTATCTGCAAAGGAAGCGAAGGAAGGGGCCTGTGGTTTTTCTGGATTCCCAGCTCGAGGGGCATGCCGCCTCCGAAATCGGATACATCGCCTCCGATCCGCAAAGTGTCATCCGCGGCCGTACCGATGAGTCAACGAGCCGGAACCTCTGGGATGAGCTGGAGGCGTACCGGCAGGATCAGCGCGACTGGCTGTTCGGCTGGCTTGGGTATGATTTGAAAAACGATCTTGAAGAGCTCCGATCGTCCAACCCGGACCCCATCGGCCTGCCCGATCTGTTCTTTTTTGTACCGGCGGTTGTTATCGCGGTGAATCGGGCCCAGCTCACCGTGACGGTTCTCAAGGGCGGCCGGAGTGAGTTGTTCTGTGTCGATGATCCGGCCGTTCGCCAGGACGAAAACAGCCGCCAGAATGCGACCGGGTACCAGAACTCCGCCGTTTTCCAGGACCCGGCCGGCCGCCGCGATCCGGTCCCGCAGCACGAATCCCGCTTTCATGAAGCATCGCCAACCGGCAACACCGGTGGACCCTTTGTAACTGGGCCGCTGAAATCCGGCGACGGATGGGAAGCCTACCGGGATAAAGTGAGCCGCGTCATTGCATACATCGCCAGGGGGGACACCTACGAAGTCAACCTCACGCACCAGCTGCAATCTGACTTTCACGGCGATTCGCTCGACCTGTTCGACGCCATGAGGGAATCGGGTCCGGTGCCCTTTGGCGCCTGGATCCACTGCGATGAGGATACCGAAATATGCTGCGCCTCGCCGGAACGTTTCCTCCAGCTCAAAGACGGAGTGATCCGGTCTCAGCCGATCAAGGGAACCTCGCCACGTGGCGAAACCCGAAGCGACGATGAGCGGATCGTCTCCGAAATATTGCACAGGGAGAAAAACCGTGCCGAAAATGTAATGATTGTGGACCTGGTCAGGCACGACCTCGGACGTATCGCAAAAACGGGAACCGTACGTACCGACGCGCTGCTGGAAGTGCAGACCTTCGCGACCGTCCATCAGCTTGTATCCACCATATCCGCCGTCCCGAAAAAGGGTCTTTCTCCGGTGGATATGATCAGGGCCTGTTTTCCGATGGGTTCCATGACCGGCGCTCCGAAAATCCGTACCATGCAGATCATTGAAGAGCTCGAATCCTATCGCAGAGGGCTCTACTCCGGGGCGATCGGCTACATCACCCCCAAAGGCGAATTCGACTTCAATGTGGTTATCCGAACCGCCATCATTAAGAACGGCCGGCTGTTCTATTCCGTCGGCGGAGCCATTACCGCCGATTCGGATCCCGCCGAGGAGTGGGAAGAGTCATGGCTCAAGTCCAGAGCGTTGACCGATGCCGGTAAAAACACGCGGTGA
- a CDS encoding aminotransferase class IV, with protein sequence MQSHNNLRNIILDGDVHPADEAVLSPFSRLAAYGEGCFDTVRLYSGYALRPNEHLHRLKSGMTHLGLALPPALQSAESFRKLLHRFLEVNDALRMDVRLRIQVWADDHTTGYRPGNRTCRYIITGSSVSAPTSPFVSLITSRVRRIPAASLPPDVKWSNGINYILAAREAEQAGADDALMLTQDGHLSETTIANIFWKRGDTVFTPARCCDLLPGITRGLLISAMKQAGWKVCTGNFLPHHLREADVVWACNSVREWYPVRELDGEPLGFDETAWDSCHALFEKQKTEELVHVC encoded by the coding sequence ATGCAATCACATAATAACCTCCGCAATATCATTTTGGATGGAGATGTGCATCCAGCGGATGAGGCTGTGCTGAGCCCGTTCTCCCGGCTTGCCGCCTACGGGGAGGGCTGCTTCGATACCGTGCGCCTGTACAGCGGCTACGCGCTGCGACCGAATGAACATTTGCATCGCCTGAAGTCGGGAATGACTCATCTTGGCCTTGCACTGCCACCCGCCCTGCAATCCGCCGAATCGTTCCGGAAACTGCTGCACCGCTTTCTGGAAGTCAACGATGCGCTTCGAATGGATGTGAGGCTTCGAATCCAGGTTTGGGCGGATGACCATACCACGGGATACCGGCCGGGTAACCGCACCTGCCGATACATAATCACCGGGAGTTCGGTTTCTGCACCCACGTCACCTTTTGTATCGCTTATCACCAGCAGGGTCCGCAGGATTCCCGCTGCCTCACTGCCTCCCGATGTGAAATGGTCCAATGGCATCAACTATATACTCGCCGCACGCGAGGCGGAACAAGCCGGCGCCGACGACGCCCTGATGCTAACACAGGACGGCCACCTCAGCGAAACCACCATCGCGAACATCTTCTGGAAACGGGGGGATACGGTGTTTACACCGGCCAGATGCTGCGACCTGCTGCCGGGTATTACACGCGGCCTGCTGATTTCCGCCATGAAACAGGCCGGCTGGAAAGTGTGCACCGGAAACTTCCTGCCGCATCACCTGAGGGAGGCCGATGTGGTTTGGGCCTGCAATTCGGTGAGGGAGTGGTACCCTGTGCGAGAACTGGACGGTGAACCGCTGGGATTTGATGAAACCGCCTGGGACTCCTGCCATGCATTGTTTGAAAAGCAAAAAACCGAAGAGCTGGTCCATGTGTGTTGA
- a CDS encoding glycoside hydrolase family 13 protein has translation MTHFVLKRLVLAVTLMLTATVASGCTSTQMDAGSYAATQSADMHPDSGSAAADQADRGTTVESPPGSITPGVEISGEDVTGANIPDWAVDAVWYQIFPERFRNADPSNDPVPERIGDPHSWGLGAPDGWEISPWTGDWYQRADWEQRVGPDFYDFVFTRRYGGDLQGVIDKLDYLSDLGITVIYLNPVFDAVSLHKYDASHFHHIDRHFGPDPEGDIEIMAQEDPADPDTWQWTSADKLFLELVDEARARGIRIVLDGVWNHVGRDFWAFRDVLEHGAASRYADWFKITEFSDEYEDGFDYQGWWGYKGLPEFTEDDDNLHPEVRDHILAVTERWMAPDGDTARGIAGWRLDMVEEVGHGFWREWHNLVYELNPEALTVAEIWDDRARDYVADDLFGVVMNYRWAFATHAFLVRQSKSPSEFAGRLADLLGDFPERTNLAMMNLLDGHDTERLASMIVNNEYGYKGGMDDEEQSKIRDIDNTYDVRAPDEQERRIHELVALFQFTGPGAPMVYYGTEAGMWGADDPDDRKPMVWPDLDFDDEINHPYSRRRPRDAVAFDHDLHARYRLLARIRTESEALRSGAFTLLLADDDSGLLAFARHTADDLALVVLNRSDEPHHLELDLKSSGLATATLPDHEGRRFVDRITTTEYRLHDNRLELSLPPESGAVLIPLTREE, from the coding sequence ATGACCCATTTTGTTTTAAAACGGCTTGTTTTAGCTGTTACTCTGATGCTGACCGCAACCGTTGCATCCGGTTGCACCTCCACGCAAATGGATGCCGGGTCCTATGCAGCCACACAGTCCGCTGACATGCACCCGGATTCCGGATCCGCCGCTGCCGATCAGGCAGACAGGGGAACAACTGTCGAATCCCCTCCCGGATCCATAACCCCAGGTGTTGAGATATCCGGGGAGGATGTGACCGGCGCCAATATCCCCGACTGGGCGGTCGACGCCGTCTGGTATCAGATCTTTCCCGAGCGATTCCGAAACGCGGATCCGTCCAACGACCCGGTGCCCGAACGCATCGGCGATCCGCACTCCTGGGGTCTGGGCGCCCCGGATGGATGGGAAATCTCACCATGGACCGGCGACTGGTACCAGCGCGCCGACTGGGAGCAGCGCGTCGGACCCGATTTCTACGATTTCGTTTTTACCCGTCGCTACGGCGGCGATCTGCAGGGAGTGATCGACAAGCTCGATTACCTGAGCGATCTCGGCATCACCGTCATCTACCTCAACCCGGTCTTCGACGCCGTCTCCCTGCATAAATACGACGCCAGCCACTTCCACCACATCGATCGGCACTTCGGACCCGACCCCGAGGGCGACATCGAAATCATGGCACAGGAAGATCCGGCCGATCCCGATACCTGGCAATGGACTTCCGCCGACAAACTGTTTCTGGAACTGGTGGATGAGGCCCGCGCCCGTGGCATCCGTATTGTGCTCGACGGCGTATGGAACCATGTGGGCCGCGATTTCTGGGCGTTTCGGGATGTGCTTGAGCACGGAGCGGCATCCCGCTATGCCGATTGGTTTAAAATCACCGAATTCAGCGATGAATACGAGGACGGGTTCGACTACCAGGGATGGTGGGGATATAAAGGCCTGCCCGAGTTTACCGAAGACGATGACAATCTGCATCCGGAGGTCCGGGACCACATCCTCGCGGTTACCGAGCGCTGGATGGCGCCGGATGGCGACACCGCCCGCGGCATCGCCGGATGGCGGCTCGATATGGTTGAGGAGGTCGGACACGGATTCTGGCGCGAATGGCACAACCTGGTGTACGAGCTCAATCCCGAAGCGCTGACTGTCGCCGAAATCTGGGACGATCGCGCCCGCGATTATGTCGCCGACGACCTGTTTGGCGTAGTGATGAACTACCGGTGGGCCTTCGCCACCCACGCGTTTCTGGTCCGGCAATCCAAATCCCCCTCCGAATTCGCCGGCCGCCTGGCGGATCTGCTCGGCGATTTTCCCGAGCGCACCAACCTGGCCATGATGAACCTGCTGGATGGCCACGATACCGAGCGTCTTGCATCCATGATCGTCAATAACGAGTACGGCTACAAAGGTGGGATGGATGACGAAGAACAGAGCAAGATCCGGGATATCGACAATACATACGATGTCCGCGCTCCGGATGAACAGGAGCGCAGGATCCATGAACTCGTTGCGCTGTTTCAGTTCACCGGACCCGGTGCCCCGATGGTTTACTACGGGACTGAGGCCGGGATGTGGGGTGCCGACGACCCCGACGACCGCAAGCCGATGGTCTGGCCCGATCTCGATTTCGACGATGAAATCAACCATCCCTACTCCCGCCGGCGTCCGCGCGATGCCGTTGCCTTCGACCATGATCTGCATGCACGGTACCGATTGCTGGCACGAATCCGAACTGAAAGCGAGGCGCTCCGCTCCGGGGCCTTCACTCTGCTGCTTGCCGACGACGATTCCGGCCTCCTGGCCTTTGCGCGTCATACGGCCGATGACCTGGCGCTCGTCGTCCTGAATCGCAGCGATGAACCGCATCATCTGGAACTGGATCTGAAATCCTCTGGCCTGGCGACTGCTACTCTGCCGGATCATGAAGGCCGGCGGTTTGTGGACCGCATCACGACAACCGAATACCGGCTGCATGACAACCGCCTGGAATTGTCGCTTCCGCCGGAAAGCGGCGCCGTACTGATTCCGCTGACCAGGGAGGAGTGA
- a CDS encoding DedA family protein: protein MTEFIFMIFESISWPAALTIGFFLLLLHGIFLTPPSELSLAAIGLYATLHEWLFFPALLVTTAGNMVGCVILFKISRRYSTWITNFLQTSRFRYVNYLIQKARSDFHKYDQLFVLYGRFIPNIRSVISIPAGFSNMPLSTYILYSGIGCLVWSLFWISVGYFAGQPLLRIIETHQTLALILLILTILVFVAHRYHILRTRDLASGEG, encoded by the coding sequence ATGACCGAATTCATATTCATGATCTTTGAGTCCATATCCTGGCCTGCCGCATTGACAATCGGTTTTTTTCTGCTCCTCCTGCATGGCATCTTCCTGACACCACCCAGTGAGCTGTCACTTGCAGCCATCGGCCTGTATGCCACATTGCATGAGTGGCTGTTTTTTCCCGCTCTGCTTGTCACTACCGCCGGAAACATGGTCGGTTGCGTCATCCTCTTCAAAATAAGCCGGCGCTATTCGACCTGGATCACCAACTTTTTGCAGACCAGCCGGTTCCGGTATGTCAACTATCTTATCCAGAAAGCCCGCAGTGACTTCCATAAATACGACCAGCTGTTTGTGCTGTATGGCCGCTTTATTCCCAATATCCGGTCCGTGATATCCATACCGGCAGGTTTTTCGAATATGCCGCTGTCGACCTATATTCTCTATTCAGGCATCGGATGCCTGGTTTGGTCGCTGTTCTGGATATCGGTCGGTTATTTTGCCGGCCAGCCGCTGCTGCGAATCATAGAGACGCATCAGACACTTGCCCTGATTCTGCTCATCCTCACCATCCTGGTATTTGTCGCACACCGCTATCACATCCTCCGCACCAGGGATCTGGCATCCGGCGAAGGATGA
- a CDS encoding diacylglycerol kinase family protein — protein MLLIIYNNSAGKGTARKIIEDLCVALDRMGAAYRTVEKSRFSRAEAVGIFEAQKISHVIICGGDGTINRSVNDLDAYLEEIKIGVIPSGYGNLIAKALQSTSSLEDFLAGEGRAGKKDVKVGKANDRFFLNVVSVGSTADTVAVVEKFRHTLPGSVIYRVFGGIITHMFFFLLIQLKIITYGRKIDYPTSRAWMRTGGNASKSAFSIFSNIRDTIGQYKFLYLPGTRFIPWSISCAPVTSDEYQVEHNDPFYWQIDGEPQEKTTSLKISFACRHLNIQTLTQDRD, from the coding sequence ATGCTTTTAATCATCTACAACAACTCTGCGGGCAAGGGTACTGCCCGGAAAATCATCGAGGACCTTTGCGTGGCGCTGGATCGGATGGGTGCCGCCTATCGCACCGTTGAAAAAAGCCGGTTTTCAAGGGCCGAAGCCGTCGGGATATTTGAAGCGCAGAAAATCAGTCATGTAATCATTTGTGGTGGTGACGGCACCATCAACCGGAGTGTGAACGATCTGGATGCCTATTTGGAAGAGATCAAGATCGGGGTTATTCCCAGTGGATACGGGAACCTCATCGCCAAAGCGCTTCAGAGTACATCCTCTCTTGAGGATTTCCTGGCCGGTGAAGGCCGGGCGGGCAAAAAAGATGTCAAGGTGGGCAAAGCCAACGACCGTTTCTTTTTGAATGTGGTATCGGTGGGATCGACGGCAGATACGGTGGCGGTGGTTGAAAAGTTCAGGCATACCTTGCCGGGCTCCGTCATTTACCGGGTCTTCGGCGGTATCATCACCCACATGTTCTTCTTCCTGCTCATTCAGTTGAAAATTATCACCTACGGAAGGAAAATCGACTATCCCACATCACGTGCCTGGATGCGGACAGGCGGCAATGCATCCAAAAGCGCGTTTTCCATTTTTTCCAATATCAGGGATACCATTGGGCAGTACAAGTTCCTCTACCTGCCGGGAACCCGGTTCATCCCGTGGAGTATCAGCTGTGCACCCGTTACTTCCGATGAATACCAGGTCGAGCATAACGATCCTTTTTACTGGCAGATCGACGGAGAACCGCAGGAAAAAACCACCTCTCTCAAAATCTCCTTTGCTTGCCGCCATTTAAATATCCAAACGCTGACGCAAGACCGGGACTGA
- a CDS encoding phosphatase PAP2 family protein, whose product MPILDKSSQHIPKLNKLFKKEFLILLGLFILLLIIRGGIEIRDLFFVERAMQFDNWALSIARNPDHPELLRGPHWIDEAVRDLTALGGATVLTLTVIFVTGYLVLKGSYRSAALVVVATVGGLFISLVLKDFFLRERPDIVPALMVETSPSFPSGHSMLSAVVYLTLGSLLSRLEASPRIRLYTISIPILATLIIGITRVLLGVHYPTDVLFGWTVGFFWASLCWFVMIVLQEQKVVEPVFEEPVAIEDESEPELESGPELDSGSKHDSDPNPKS is encoded by the coding sequence ATGCCTATTCTGGATAAAAGCAGCCAACATATCCCCAAGCTGAACAAGCTTTTCAAAAAGGAGTTCTTGATCCTGCTTGGCCTTTTTATACTCTTGTTGATTATACGGGGCGGGATCGAAATCCGGGATCTGTTCTTCGTTGAACGTGCGATGCAGTTTGACAACTGGGCTTTGAGTATTGCCCGGAATCCTGATCATCCCGAACTGCTCCGCGGTCCGCACTGGATTGATGAAGCCGTACGGGACCTGACCGCTCTCGGCGGAGCGACGGTACTGACCCTCACCGTTATTTTTGTCACCGGGTACCTGGTTCTCAAAGGCAGTTACCGGTCAGCGGCACTGGTAGTAGTAGCAACCGTCGGCGGCCTGTTCATTAGCCTGGTTCTGAAAGACTTTTTCCTCAGGGAACGACCGGATATTGTCCCGGCACTGATGGTGGAAACCAGTCCCAGTTTTCCGAGCGGACATTCCATGCTCTCCGCGGTGGTCTATCTGACACTCGGATCGCTGCTCTCGCGTTTGGAAGCAAGCCCGCGCATCCGGTTATACACCATCAGCATCCCAATTCTGGCGACGCTGATCATCGGAATTACCAGAGTACTGCTCGGAGTTCACTACCCAACCGATGTACTGTTCGGATGGACGGTCGGCTTTTTCTGGGCCTCCCTGTGCTGGTTCGTCATGATCGTTCTCCAGGAACAGAAAGTCGTGGAACCCGTTTTTGAAGAACCGGTTGCGATTGAGGATGAGTCAGAGCCGGAGCTTGAGTCTGGCCCTGAGCTTGACTCTGGTTCGAAACATGACTCTGACCCGAACCCGAAGTCGTGA